In Harpia harpyja isolate bHarHar1 chromosome 21, bHarHar1 primary haplotype, whole genome shotgun sequence, the DNA window ATTTAGATCTACTGAGATGCCTTTGCTtgtgccttcctctcctccatCATCCTGTGCTTCTGCTTCATCAGGCACGTCCTTGCATTTCCATGGACACCAAGATCACCATCTAAAAAGAAAGTCAAAGTCTAAAAAGTCTTCTAAAAAGAAACAAGCCTCTGTTCCTCGGGAAGTCTGGGAGGTAGCTTAAAGGCCCCCTTTCCCCGCATGCTGTCACAGCCGCAGCAGAGGTGCGCAGGCCGTCGCCGTACTCACATCTATCCTGGTATGCCTTGGTGACCTGTGCCAGCTGCTCCACCTCCTTGGCGCAGTTCTGGAACTGGTTGGGTCCTTCCCTCTGCTTGCAGGCGCCTAGCCTTTCCCGGACTATCTCCACGATTTCCTGATCAACCATCCTGTGGGAAAGATGACGAATGCAACCACAGCCAAGAGATGATAGAAAAGCTGAACAAAGGGGCGACGATACCCTCTGGAAGGTCAGCTCTGGGTTTTTACAGGAtcctgccctgtcctgcagcagtgctgtaggAACCAGGCTGTGCAGGAGGATGTGTCCTAATGCCACCCTGCTCAGCTCAGGTgtgctgcaggggacagcaggcCTACAAAAAGGGGTGTTCTGTAatggggtgggcaggaggtgcTGCCTCAACACCCCAAACTCCACCAAAATGCTGTGAGTTCAAGACAACCGCTGCGGTTCCCAGGGCTGACTAACCAGAGCAGTGTGCTCTGCTGTGGCCTTGCCTGGTGTCAGCCCAGTGACAGCCATACCTGTCCCTCCTCCACTGTGCTTCGGCCTCGTAGAAGCAGAGGTAGTCGCCCTCCAGACACTCGCTCAGGTCAGGCACACGGCGAAACTTCTGGTGGTAGTAGTAGAACTTGTTCTTGGCTTGCTGGCGCTCGATCCACTCTGCAGCAACAGCCCCACGGTCAAACACCCCTGGCCCACAACTAGCGAGCGGACCCTGTGTCTGCATCCAGCTTGGAGTTCCCAGCCCCTGTGTGCCCATCTGCCTGTCAGTCCTCCTCTCTGTGTTGTGTCCTTGTCTGTGTCCCATGTCCCTATGTAAGTCTCTCTCTCTGTGCTGTGTCCTTGTCTCTGTCCCTGCTGCATCCTTGTCTGTGCTGCATGTCCCTGTGTCTGTCCATCTCTCTCTGCTGTATCCTTGTCTGTGCCCCACATCCCTgtgcctgtccctctgtgctgtgtccccatgtcccagtgTCCATGCTGTGTTCTTGTCTGTGCCCCAATGTCCCTGTCTGTCCTTCTGTCCCTGCTATGTCCTTGTCTGTGTCCCACATCAGTGTGTCCGTCTGTCCCTGATGTATCCTTGTCTGTCCCCCACATCCCTGTGCCTGTCCCTCTGTCTGTCCCGTGTCCCAGTGCCCACGCTGTGTTCGTGTCCCGCGTCCTTGCGTCTTTGCCCCGTGCCCGTCTCGCTGCCCGAgttccccctgccctcctcccccggTGCCATGCCGCGGCCCGGCTCCCGCAGCCGTCGCCCACCGCCCTAGTGAGGGGGCCCGGCCACCCCGGgagggcggcggcagcggggaggGGCTCGGCCCGCCGGTACCTCGGACGAAGGTGACGGGCGCGTCGATGACATAGTTGAAGACGGTCTGGATGAAGGTGATCGGGTTGGGCACCGACGTGATCCTCTCGGACTCGGGGGTGCGGGTCGGAGGCACCTTGTACGCCTCCCAGTCCCTGTCCTCCGgcatggcggcggcgggcccggcgggAGGCGCGGAGAAGATGGCGGCGCCCCACACAGCCCCGGCGGCGGGGTCAGAGGGCGCCGCTCTGCGCATGCGCCGCCGGGCCCGGTGCATGCTGGGAGATGTAGTCCacgcccccccccggcctcagTCACCggcctggaggagcagcagggccCGCCCGCACAACCGGGTCTATTGCCTCGATCTTTTTTCCAGTCAGAATCGCAAAGTCTTTCTTGCCTGGGCTGATGGAGGGATTTTTAGTCTGTCTCTACGCAGAGCTGCTGGCTGCACCGAGCTCGGGCTGCCCGGTGCGGACCTTCACGGCTCTGGGTGCGTGGTGCCCCATTAGGAACCTGTCCGAATGGCTGCCATTCGAGTTCAAGTTGTTCAGGAGGGAGAAATGTAAACCGAGACACCGGCAATTGACCTTTATCACACCGCAACTGTTACGTCCAACCTGCCAGCTTGGCCAAGTACGAAATGAACATAGCAGCGGGTGAAGCTAGGAGCTAAATTTGTGTCTTCAGACCGATAACAATCTTAAGTATTAGACAGGAGACGCACTTACTGATAGCCTCTTTCTGCGGCTGACCTGGGCTGAAGACGTCCCATGGTTTGTAAAGCTCGGCACTGCTACCTTTCGATTGTGTGGAGAGGGACAGTGAGCAGGGCTGGGTTACCGGCGGTGTTAGTGCAGCTGAAATGGGGTCGAACTCGACATGTCTCCACTTGGGCTGGAAAATAAGCTCGGTGGAAAGTGCAACCAGGTGCTGGGACCGATCTTAGCAAGGAGGGAGTTGCAGTGGAGGTAGATCTAACTTTTGCTGCTTGGGCTGACCCCCAGTTCCCCTGCCTTGAAGTCAATTGTGTGCAAACTTGTCCATGTCTCTAAAGtgctgttgcttttctctgcctgGCTCAGCATGACCTTGCGATTGGGGTTTATATATTTAGCTCTTCTAATTTGGTTTTCAAGGTGCATATTTAACCTGCGCATGTTCTTATTACTGATTCCTTTGGGCATCCTTTCCCGTTTCTTCTGATCTTTAGCTGTGCTTGCTTGGTGCCATTTGCCTTGACGACATGAAGCCCATGAATTCTTAGCAGGCCCTTTTGGTGTTGCAGACTACAGAATAACTCACTATAATTAACATCACAGAAGGGCAGACCTATTAAAGAACATATTTCTCCTTCAAAGTCCTCAAGCAGAAGAAGGGAGATTATGTTCAAGTTTTTCTATTTCATCGGCACCGTTTGTCCAGAAACTTGTTAAATTCTTCCATGCACATGACAGAAGCTTGAACAAAATCCCGTCCTGTTATGAGTTCTTTTTGTCATGTTGGAACTGAGGAAAAGCCCAGAATCCCTCCAGCATTCACTGATGATAAAGGGGAGATTTCCTGTTGTGCTTTGGTTTCCCAGCGTCTTCTGGGACCTGAAAGTGAAGCTgaccttttttgttcttcctctccACAGTCCCACCGCAAGTTCTCTGCTCCCAGGCATGGCCACCTGGGCTTCCTCCCCCACAAGAGAAGCCGTCGCcaccgagggaaggtgaagacgtgGCCTAAGGATGATCCCAGCAAACCAGTCCACCTGACAGCTTTCCTGGGCTACAAAGCTGGCATGACACACACTGTGCGGGAGGTGCACAGACCTGGGCTCAGTAAGGCTTGGCTGATGGAAGCAGGGAGCCACATCCAGGAGGGAAACGAGGGAACAGACTTGTTGGTGGGAAAGGCTGCGCCTGGGAATGGGCGGTGGAGCACTTAGCTTCCAGGCTATCTGCTGTAATGCCGTCCAGATCTTGGATGGCCAAAGGCCACTTCATGGCCAGTGTGGGCTGAGTCTGGGGGTTCCTGGGAAGTTCCCACACTGGTATGGTGACTAGTGGTTTGTTGGATCCTGCTGGCAGAAGGACCCTCCAGGGTAACTACCTGACAAATCCTGGGCTTGGAGCATCTTGCTGGGGAAGTTTATAATGTTACCCTCCAGGATGCCCACAGGATTGGAGCCAAACTCCAGGGCAAGAACCATCCAATGTACTGCTTCCCCCAACGTGGGGAAGATGGGTTAAAGTGTGCTGGGCCACAGGGTCTAACCTGTTCAGTGTCTGGGGATCAAACCCTGCGTGGTCCTCCAGCAGGTGGGAGATGGAAGGGCTGAGGCTGGCTGTGAGAGCAGAGTGTGACCTTGCCCCCAGCACGTTGCTGCCTCGCTGTAACGTCATGGGCCATGAATGCCTTCAGGGAATGATCTGATCCTAGATGATGCTGAGCACCGTTTCCCTTTGCTATCTTGCAGAGACCTCCaaaagggaggaggtggaggcCGTGACCATCATTGAGACCCCCCCGATGGTGGTGGTGGGCATCGTGGGGTACATAGAAACACCGAAGGGCTTGAGGAATTTCAAGACTGTTTTTGCTGAGCACATCAGCGACGAGTGCCGACGGCGCTTCTACAAGAACTGGTACGTGCCTCCGTGGCTGGGGAGGGTCCCTGGGGCACTGCATGCGGGGAGTTCCTTGCaggtcttctccacaggctgtcCATGATGCCCAGCCATTGCAAACAGCTCAGCTACTGGCAGCTGGCTCTGAGGTGGAGTGAAACTGCTATTTATTTAGTCATGCACAGAGATACTGGAAACAGCTTGATGCTGGGAATCAGCATATGCATATGTAAATTTATTCTAATAGTTGAACTAAGTTAGCTTTCTCCACAATATCATATGGCAGTGCGTGCTGCAGGTTCGCTTTCCTTTGTGTAGGTCGGGCCCATCTACTCTCCATTAAATTGGGATACTTGAACTGAGGCACCAAATGAAGGGAGTAAAATCAGATTTGTCAGGGGAAAAATTGATGCAGAATGTCACCTCTGGCCCTTGTAAACATCTACGCCCCAAATCCCAcaccagcagagaagaaaatggaaacatgaaTTTCATAACTGTAGGAATCGTGTCTCCTGCGAAAGTGCCATTGAGATCCACCCACCACATGCCTCTGATCCCTGTCGGagcctgttttctcctttttccacttAGCTCTGATTTTGCGCTTGTATTTTGATGGCACTGAGCCAGTCAGTGGGAGACAACTGGATTCCTCATGCAAAAAGGTTTGAATTACCAGCCCTTTTCACAGCTCATtattcactttcttcttcccACCTCAAAGCCCTGTGTCGTGGCCCTGACAGTCAGGCGAGGTTCAGGTATCCACAGGTACCTTGTGCCTTCGGTCGAATGTCTGGCAAGGTGATCTGTCCCCCCACGCTGCGCTGTCTCAGGGCACAGTGAAGTGCAGAAGCACTTCACCATTCAGCTCTGCTGGATGTTAAAACACTTTTGTCGTAGGCACAAGAGCAAGAAGAAGGCGTTCACCAAGTACTGCAAAAAATGGCAGGATGAGGATGGCAaaaagcagctggagaaggaTTTTGCGGCTATGAAAAAATACTGCAAGGTCATTCGTGTCATTGTACACACGCAGGTCAGAGCCTCACCCTGGGGGGGTGGGCAAGGGGGGCTCAGGGTCTTCCTCAGCTCGGGAGCGTGGTGAGGGCCTGGGAGGTGGGATCGTGGGGGTGTCTTGGTGGGGTCACAGAAGGCTGAGCAGGCAGACGCCGGTCAGAGGGTGTGGGACAGGGCGTGCAGGTGATGGGAGGTGCTGGCTGACCTTTCCAGCTACCTCCTGACACCAACCTTGTCCCTTTGAGCCGGGCTCAGCAGAGTTGCCTGCTGGGGGATTGCCGCGGGGGGCTGTGGCTCGGGCACGCTGGGGAGCCCACGCTCCCCATGGAGAAGAGCAGACTGCACAGAGACTCAGCAGGTGGTGAGCCCTGTGTCAGCAAGGGACCTTAGGCCCCATGATCACCTCAAATTAGCAACGGGTGTCAAATGTTTGGGCAAAAATAACCCATGGGCAGGCACAGTTTTTCCAGATGCTGAATGCTGGATACACAGGGCCCATTTTCATGCTGATCCCTGGAGTTAATGGCTGCTTTGGAGTCTGGGACAGAGCTAAGCTGGCTCAAGGCTTTACTTGTGGTTGGCACAGATCCTCAAAGTCCCGCTGCGGTGATTTGGCAGGGGCTTTGCACAGGGAGCTGGAACTGGGAGAGACCGGAGGCATCTCTTGGTGGGAACTAGAAATAACTGCTCAGTCTGGAAGCAGAGGTGGAGCACAACCAAAGGACAGGTGCTGACTCTGGCTCGGAGCATGGAGCCGCATCCTGGCTGGGCACAGCATTCAGCCTCAGACAGTGCTCTGGTGATGGGCTTCTCTGGGGCATTTACCATGGCTATTACTACTGTGCTTAACTCTTGGGGTAGGATGAGGCTGGCCTGTTCCTGTGCTCCCTGGAGAGAGGGTGTGCATCAGCTCCTGCCTGGaatgggagcactgggagtgggGTGGTTGGACTCAAGGACAAGGAGTCGGGTCCAAGAGATATGTAGGCATGCTGACCCAGGCTGCTGGCTGTTATGGAAGGGGTTGACAGTGTGGTAGGGAGGGGTGGTGAAGAGGGCTGGACCTGCTCACCCTCTGTGTCCCTCACAAGTGGTGGGTGATGCGGCCCTGGCCTCATGTTCGTGCCTGGGAGGTAAGGGGCAACATTTTTCCCTAATGCATTGTCTAATGCAGATGAAGCTGCTCCCGCTGCGGCAGAAGAAGGCCCATGTGATGGAGATCCAGCTGAATGGCGGGACAGTTGCTGACAAGGTTGACTGGGTTCGTGAGAGGCTGGAGAAGCAGGTTTCCGTGCACAGTGTCTTCAGCCAGAACGAGATGATTGATGTCATTGGTGTGACCAAGGGGCATGGGATGAAAGGTACAGAGCAAGGAGACCCTTGCGAGGGGCTTGGTTCTGTCCTTCTCATATGGCGCTGCCCATAAGGTAGTGTTAGGGGAGGGGAGTGTTAGCCATGCTGAGAACCCACCAACTTATTGCACAGGGAGTAGCAAAGAGGCTCTGGACCTCAACCATGACATGCAGTTCCATTGTAGCAGAGCTTGGTTTCCTTAAACTCAGGAAAGGCCATGTTGTCTGCCGTGCCCATAGTACTCCCAGGAGGCTCAGAGGCACTCTGAGTATGTAAAGCCATTGCACTTCTCACAAATGCCACGTGTGTGGAGGTGTGGGTGTTTCTGTGCGTGTGCGTGGATGTGCTCAGCAGGAACATATCACAGTCTGATCAGATCCATGGGAAGTGAGAACAGTTCTGTGCTCTGGCCTCTCATGGTGGTGACAGCTCTTGGTCTCCTTCCAACATGGTGTCTTCTGAGAACTGCAGAAGAATGACGAGActctcccctccccagcgctCAGACACCAGCCCTGAATCTCCCCGGTGTTCTCACCACCCTGTCCGGTCACACTTTCAGGGGTGACAAGCCGTTGGCACACCAAGAAGCTCCCCAGGAAGACACACAAGGGCTTGCGCAAAGTTGCCTGCATCGGAGCCTGGCACCCGGCCCGGGTTGGCTACTCCATTGCTCGGGCTGGCCAGAAGGGCTACCACCACCGCACGGAGCTCAACAAGAAGGTATGGCCCAGATGGGCTCCCTCAGAGCACCGCTGTGccttcctgccttccctcctcctgtgcTGTCACCATCCTTCTTTGCATGGTGGCCTCTGTCCCCCCCAGCTTCTCAGATGTTTCCCTagagatctgcagtgctgttgctctCCTTGTCTTTCCCGGTGCTTTTTCCCTGCTCAAGGAACACATCACAGGGGGCACATCTTGGTGAAAACCGCGTTAACCCTGTGGCATCTCTCAGTGAGGAGGCAGAATAGTCGCCGTCtgcatttcctttctgttcctaGATTTACCGCATTGGCCATGGGATCCACGTGGAGGACGGCAAGGTGGTGAAGAACAACGCCTCAACGCACTACGATGTCACGGAAAAGACCATTACGCCTCTGGTAAGGGCTGAGGGGGTAACAGGGCTGTGACTGGCCCTGGGCCCTGGCTGCAGAAATCCGAGCCAGGGAAGTAGTTCCTTGCCTGGGGACAGCTGCATAGGAAATGATTTGAAGGAAAttcactgaaagaaatgcagtgaTTCCTTTCCTCATGGAAAACCATCTCTGTGAGGTGTTTTTTCAGGTCTATTGGTAGACCCAAACATTTAACTTTCAGCTGATAACTTGGGCAGGAAATGagaactttgtttaaaaagaaaaagaagtataaaTTACGTTAGAAATCTGATACTTAACAGATAAATGTTTGTTGCTTGGCTTAAAAATTCACTTTTGCATATTAAATACCGTTAACTCGGGAGCCtagccagctctgctctctgtTTACCCACATCCCCCAGGGAAGGAAGCAGGGTTACTGGTTCCCCAGCTCTTATGGGGTGCTCCTTAGCTGGGGTCATGCAGTCAGTGTGGCTGACATGCTCTGGTGGTCCCAAGCAGGCAACCTCAAGGGTGCAGAGGGTTGTTAGCTGGAAGGACAGTCAGTCACTaccttcttcttccccagaaaaTGTCACCTGTGGACACATCTGCTCCCATCCAGCTTTCCTGCCTGCCAActgtctctctgcctctctccacaGGGTGGCTTTCCTCACTATGGGGAGGTCAACAACGACTTCCTCATGGTGAAAGGCTGCGTCGTGGGCACAAAGAAGCGTGTGCTCACCCTCCGTAAGGTGAGAGTGCAGCCGGCGCTGGGAAGGGACAGTCTGTAGCTCTCTGTGAACAGATTCACCACGTGGAGAATGCTGCTGCCTCCAAGCGCTGGGCAGGGGGACTGGTCGGGTCCTTGACACTGTGTTGCAGAGGGGATGTGGCACATGAGCATGGTGCTCAGTGAGACCATTTGCAGCTGGATCGTTTGTGGCAGTGTGCAGTCAGATTTACTGTCTTTGGAGACAGAAGCTGCAAGCCTTTGAGGGCTGTGATGCAGGGCCCAGAAATGGAAACCTTGGCCATAAGCAGATTGTGAGGAAACGAAATGCTAAGTGAAGAGCAGGCTcatttcagagctgctctgcaatCCAAGGCATCACCTGCCACCTAAGCACCAGGGTGTTTCTCTGAGAAGGCAGATTTTTGTGGAGATATTTGGCTAATGGATGCACCTAGGATATTTCAACCCTGCTTCCATCAGAGCAGATGTCCAGATTTTCTGTAATGATGAGCCTGATGCATTGTGACTCTTCTTTTCCAGTCCCTTCTGGTGCATACAAGCCGCCGGGCTCTGGAAGCCATTGAACTCAAATTCATTGATACTACTTCCAAGTTTGGCCATGGCTGCTTCCAGACAGCTCAGGAGAAGCGGGCTTTCATGGTGAGTTATGCTCTGCAGCGGCTCCAGCTCCCAGGCCATGTTTGCATCTGGGGCTAAAGCAACTGATTGATTCCAACCAAGCATCTGCTTCTCAATATAACAACAGCCAAATGAGTGATCAGGACCATCTTGCATAAAAGACAGGCATGAATTCAATTCACACAGCAGATATTATGCTAAGGAAGAACATGATGGTTGTGTGAATGATCCAAGACAACCCAACTAGCAAATAATATACCATATGGCCAACCAGTTTCCATTCACCACAGGATGTTTTAAACAAGCAGTTAACTTGGCAGGCACTGCGTTGGACATATGGTCCCTTTCACCCGTAATTGTGCACTTCTTTGATTTGTTTGGAATGATTTATAACTTTAATGATCTTAAGAGGAAAAGGTTGGGTCAAATTCAGACACAAATTTGGGATTCTTTTGTCAGGAAGCTTTCAAAAAGGCCAAGCagtgtatttttcttaaatccagagcaaaaaaataaaatttaaataaatccaAAACAAGCAGAGTTTCTTGAATAGTTTTGCAACCTACACCAGGCTGGTGCATAAGTCTGAATGTGAAATTGAGGAAGCATTAAGTGAGCCAGGCCTTCAGctagcagaaatgaaagaaacaacTGCTTGGATACCACGCAGACGTAAACCATGTCTGGATCTGGCCTGTCAGCTAGAAGTCCCATGTGAAACAGGCTAAGCCTCCTTAGCCGTGGGAAGGGGGATTGGCTATGCAGTGCCTTTGCAGAGCTCTTTAGAGGTTAAGCTGATTTCCTTTATCTCAGTGTTAGGAGCTTGTTCTGTGTTCTGCTCTTGCTGTCACTGCAAGTCCTGAGTAGTTGTGATGTGGATCTTAGTGACAGGAGGTGGTTTTACCTGGTTGCAGctgttttctttgccattttctaCTGCGGGGTGAGAGTTTCCCCCATGT includes these proteins:
- the NDUFB10 gene encoding NADH dehydrogenase [ubiquinone] 1 beta subcomplex subunit 10, with the translated sequence MHRARRRMRRAAPSDPAAGAVWGAAIFSAPPAGPAAAMPEDRDWEAYKVPPTRTPESERITSVPNPITFIQTVFNYVIDAPVTFVREWIERQQAKNKFYYYHQKFRRVPDLSECLEGDYLCFYEAEAQWRRDRMVDQEIVEIVRERLGACKQREGPNQFQNCAKEVEQLAQVTKAYQDRYGDLGVHGNARTCLMKQKHRMMEERKAQAKASQ
- the RPL3L gene encoding 60S ribosomal protein L3-like, which encodes MSHRKFSAPRHGHLGFLPHKRSRRHRGKVKTWPKDDPSKPVHLTAFLGYKAGMTHTVREVHRPGLKTSKREEVEAVTIIETPPMVVVGIVGYIETPKGLRNFKTVFAEHISDECRRRFYKNWHKSKKKAFTKYCKKWQDEDGKKQLEKDFAAMKKYCKVIRVIVHTQMKLLPLRQKKAHVMEIQLNGGTVADKVDWVRERLEKQVSVHSVFSQNEMIDVIGVTKGHGMKGVTSRWHTKKLPRKTHKGLRKVACIGAWHPARVGYSIARAGQKGYHHRTELNKKIYRIGHGIHVEDGKVVKNNASTHYDVTEKTITPLGGFPHYGEVNNDFLMVKGCVVGTKKRVLTLRKSLLVHTSRRALEAIELKFIDTTSKFGHGCFQTAQEKRAFMGPQKKHLVKGKPGVQEEL